From the genome of bacterium:
GCCTGCGCCAGATCCAGCCGGGCGACGAGGCCGTAGTCCAACTCTATGGCGTCGAGACGACTCCGCGCCAGTTCGCTCAGCTCGCCGAAGAGACGCGCTATCTCCTCCCGCTCGGCGCGGTGGAGGGCGGCCAGCTCGTTGTTCTCCTCGACCACGGCCAGGGGCTCCACGTAGAGCGTCGTCCCCGACTTGCTCTGGTCGTGAACGATGCCGGCCACCCGACCGCGGAAGTCGCGCAGGATAGGGATGACGAAGCGCCCGTCCCGTTGGGTGACGACCCGCTCGCCCAGTGAGTCTCCCAGCCCCGGCGAGGCGATCATCTCCAGCAGGCGGTCGTTGATCCTGCGGCGGAGCCTTTCCATATCCCGGCTCAGGCGTTTCAGGAGGGGCGAGGCGTCGGGCTTGACGGAGCCGTCCTCCTCGAGGACGCCGCCGATGGCGTCGCGGAGGTCGTCCAGGGGCAGGATGTCGGCGACTATCGCGGCCAGACCTGGGTAGATTGCGTCGTCGGGCCGTTTTTGGCGCAATCCGCCGACGACCACCGCCAGGAAGTAGAGCTCGAGCAGAGCCCCGGCCTCGAGGGTCGCCCCCGGGGGGGCCAGGCTCCGGAACGCGGGCCGGAGGTCCTCGTGCCGCCCGATGGGGAGCGGGGAGTCCGTCGCCAGGAGCCGACGCGCCTCATCGGCCAGGGCCAATCCCTCTCGGACTTCGAAAAGTGCCGCGGTCGGGCTCAGGGCGAGGGCCAGTTCCCGACCGGCGTGGGTCTGAGTTCCACCGCCGAGCTCCCGGAGGATTTTCGGGAAGTCCAGGAGGTTTTCGCTGAATTCCTCGAAGGTCATGCGAATGTCCGCTGGGAGACAAGGTGTTTAAACCCCTTGCCCCCAAAAAGGGCGGCCGACCGCCCTGCAGGAGAAGGGTACGGTCTTCGGGCTAGGAGAGGAGTTCGGAGAGCTCCCCGATGGCATTATTCGTGGCCCGGCGGTAGGGGCGACTGCGCGGAAAAACGGCGGCCAGGACGTAATCCACGCCGTCCACGAGGAAGAAGCGGAAACAGTACTTCATCCCCCCCACGGACGTGGCTAAAATCTCGTCCAGCTCGACCCCGGAGGAATCCCGGCGGAGCTCGGCGATGGGGGTCTGGAGTTGGAGGGATATGAGGTTCAGGAGGTCCACGTGCCCGCCCCGGCCCCAGGAGCAGATGATGAGCCCGTCCTCACCCACCAGGGCGACCTCCTCGAAGGCCGATTTATCGCCGATGCGGGTCAGCACCGCAGCGATGCGATCGTAGAGGCTTTCCGTCAAAGGAACCTCCTTAGAGCAGCTCCCCGCGCCCACTTCGCCGGTAGATGTGGAAGAAGAAAGGTCCCCCGGCCAGGGCCAGCGCCGCCCCCAGCGGCAGGGACGGCAGACGGAGGTACACGAGGGCCAGCCGCACGAGGTTGTCCGCGGCTAATACTAGCACAGCCCCCACCAGGGCCGCCAGCGGGAAAAGGCGCCGATGTCCGGCGCCGGCGGTCACGCGGACCAGGTGCGGGGCCACCAGACCGACGAAGGGGACGATGCCGGCGAAGGCCGTCACCGCGGCGGTGGCGAGCGAGGCGGCCAGGAGGATGCCACGCCGAGTCCGCTTCAGCTCAACGCCCAGGGAGTGGGCCTGCGCCTCCCCCAGGGCCAGGGCGTCCAGGGCCGGGGCGCAAAGGAAAAGGTACACCCCAGCGGCGACGACGATAACGGCCGTGATCAAAAGCGGCCACCACTCCACGTAGGGGGTGGATAAATCGCCCAGGAGCCAGGCCAGCACGGCACCCTGGCTGAACACCGGCAGCCAGGCCAGGATGACCAGAATCACGCCCGAGAGAGTGGCGTTGGTCACCACGCCCGCCACGATGAGCCCCGAGCGCGAGCCCCTCTCCCGCCCGGCCAGGCCCCAAACCGCGAGCGCCGCGCCCAGACCCCCGGCGAAGGCGAAGACCTGGCGGCCGAGGCAGCCCAGGAGGCCCGCGCCTATGCCGAGGAGCGCCGCCAGAGCGACGCCCGTCCCGGCCCCGGCGCTCACGCCGGTGAGAAATGGATCGGCCAGGGGATTACGCGTCAACCCCTGCAGCGCGGCTCCGGCCATCCCCAAAGCCGCGCCCACCACCAGGCCCAGGAAGGTTCTTCCGAGGCGCAGGACGAAGATGCCCGTGAGCAGCGGATCGGACCCCGCGAGGAGCCGGGCGCACTCGCCGGGGCCGAGACCCGGCCCCACGAAAAGACCGACGAAGAGTCCGCCCGCGCCGAGAACGACGAGAAACGCCACGGATGCGCGTCTATCCATACGTGGTGGATACTACGGGGCGTCGGGGCGTCAAGTCAAGGGTCGCGACTTCGACCGCGGTTGGGCGGGGACCGAATGCTGAGACAAGGGGTTTAAACCCCTTGCCTTTATGGAAAACCAAGGCGTCGAGCCTTGGTCGGTCGGGTCGTGCTCACTCGGTCGTCGGGATTGGGCGCCCTGTCGGCGAAAAGCCCTGGTCGGTTGGGTCGCACGGCTGCCGGGCCGCAACTTTCCGCTCAACTCCTCAGAAGGTTCAGCAGGCGGTTCAGCTTTCTATCCCGCGACAGTTTCCGGTGGTTGAATTTCCACGCATACTCGGCGAGGTACAGCGGGAGGCGGGTGTAGCGGATGCCGCCCCTCCCGACCAGATTTTCCCTGAGGTAGCTCCAGAAGTTCGAGAGCAGCTCATCCTGACCCTTCGCGTCAACCTGACACGCCTCGTAGATGTACCCCGCTTCGGGCCCGTCCGTGGGAGTCCAGTAAGCGATGGAGAGCGAGACGGGCTCCTTTTTAAATTTGCGGATAAGGTCCGATTTCCCTTCCGCGGGCAGGGCCGTGGCGTAAACCAGGTCATTCCGCCCGATTAAAATGTAAAGCGGCCGGCGGCGCGTATTAATCCACGGAAAAGAGCGTGATACGCCTTCGAGGACCGCCTCGTTATGTCGTGATAATATATCTTTTAGAGAAGCCGCCAGCGCCCGGCGCAGAACCATCAGGGCCCGCAATACGCGGCGTCTTTCTATATGGGTTTCCGTGGAAATATAATTACTGCTGTTGTTATTGATAAAGTGCCGAATAATCGCTTCCCACTGTTCGGTACGCAACCTCAGCGGAAGCCGATCAGGCTTCCACTCGTACCGGCAGGCGCTGCACATGAGCTTGTCCCTGCGCACGCGGTACAGTTTGGCGTTTCCGCACCTGGGACATATACTATTTGAAATCATAGCAATGCGAGTGGCTGAACTGGAACTATGTCAATATGATACAGATAGCTCAACACAGATTTTAGATGTTATATTAAAGTGACCCAGGTGTCAACTATTGTCTGCACCCCTTGACAACGAAGACGCTCGCTGGTAACTTTTACGGCTTGCTAAGTGCAACTTTTGTACCAGGAGCCGGCGTGTCCAAGTTCCAGCTCGTCACCGATTACGTGCCAAAGGGGGACCAGCCCGGAGCCATCGCCGTGCTCGTGAATGCGCTCGGGGAGGGT
Proteins encoded in this window:
- a CDS encoding iron ABC transporter permease is translated as MDRRASVAFLVVLGAGGLFVGLFVGPGLGPGECARLLAGSDPLLTGIFVLRLGRTFLGLVVGAALGMAGAALQGLTRNPLADPFLTGVSAGAGTGVALAALLGIGAGLLGCLGRQVFAFAGGLGAALAVWGLAGRERGSRSGLIVAGVVTNATLSGVILVILAWLPVFSQGAVLAWLLGDLSTPYVEWWPLLITAVIVVAAGVYLFLCAPALDALALGEAQAHSLGVELKRTRRGILLAASLATAAVTAFAGIVPFVGLVAPHLVRVTAGAGHRRLFPLAALVGAVLVLAADNLVRLALVYLRLPSLPLGAALALAGGPFFFHIYRRSGRGELL